From the genome of Triticum aestivum cultivar Chinese Spring chromosome 3B, IWGSC CS RefSeq v2.1, whole genome shotgun sequence, one region includes:
- the LOC123064249 gene encoding uncharacterized protein, whose protein sequence is MNNDLRTEYIFARDVDGAVEEIFQFLQNESDTKVIHFYGWDGFGSSVVLRSIAEVLPSRRTTPELCFDRIIYVDCSEWKNRRAAQRAIAEELELDPSAMAILDEQDEEDDFNKVAESSRNELSNVGQLIHQTLRDTKLMMVFLNGSDEEVDVGTFGIPLTRFDSNVMIWTFSRRCLTIDSDPYKVGGKLRYTHALLRTFCSLTMLRRAEFLGLLHQKVATIVARNPFVLKLDPTMVVDCCLYELFLHCSFHTITEYKWVGHASNFWICDGIIQGNIARDISNSLDREIHWECDSSSGRCLLYHFMPCRWTSIHPDNIQEHEYEELPVETSSIFLTFTSSRRPVFSNGAFDYYKNLGVLIISCCAFSFASPPFQKCDSLRFLGLDHCIDSETGKGDETAEWACIHSLLVLDLRYTEWNEVLSEEKLDLMTNIRELNIEGVRGWQYTANLQYRLPNLQRFRIIKPTYQWKTSGDFDNSFIDKTSMEILDLSGNSDMQCLPTSLSEASSLRLLVLDGCSGLENVERLPSSLESFSFNGHGPASRWTQTVELPPTQFQPSTTTDNKDVRVSNISLQGCSQLKNLFLCWLPNLVELDLSETAIKVLDFNTMLVQVPGLKRLFLIGCKGLRAIIPLAESGSEIKHDLELMCIDTRVGIVCSRPSVSRTKSFRFKLHVVAMDARLTRSLMDLLLPYVQKGLMKDVSYNIHVTSLPVNNGVDQFEATRKNKVDPGDQESLQQLIPADTYSDVLTMVGSPPMQDFPQPPTTTQLEQHMEIATGSCYVQSELDRGLASYYAKSLHVHDVWIRALSGVPGWSDKYMIRYGFNSLKWCCVERCPKLDVFFHLQMHGFNDLEIFWASDLPMAHWIWKIWSKPLPLNYISPSSFRDLQHLHLRSCPSLQLVLPVWVSSFPNLKTLHIIHCGDLMHVFELSTKYPEEIVTLGVLFPRLTTIHLHDLPKLQKICDFKMVAPALESIKIRGCWSLRRLPSVGARGQGEKKPAVEVEKDVWGALEWDDDHSPDHFEPPVHSRYYKEKLPKISVLR, encoded by the exons ATGAATAATGATCTTCGCACGGAG TACATTTTCGCAAGAGATGTTGATGGCGCAGTAGAGGAAATATTTCAATTTCTTCAGAACGAGAGCGACACAAAGGTCATCCATTTTTATGGTTGGGATGGGTTTGGGTCGTCCGTTGTTCTTAGATCGATAGCAGAAGTGCTCCCATCTAGGAGAACCACTCCAGAACTATGCTTTGACAGAATAATTTATGTAGATTGCTCTGAGTGGAAAAATAGAAGAGCAGCGCAGAGGGCAATTGCAGAGGAACTGGAACTTGATCCCTCAGCAATGGCCATTCTAGATGAGCAGGATGAAGAGGATGATTTTAATAAAGTTGCTGAAAGCTCGAGGAATGAGTTAAGCAATGTCGGGCAACTGATTCATCAAACCCTGAGGGACACCAAGTTGATGATGGTTTTTCTTAATGGAAGTGATGAAGAGGTTGATGTAGGCACCTTTGGCATTCCTCTTACAAGATTTGACAGCAATGTAATGATTTGGACCTTCAGCAGAAGATGCTTGACCATTGATTCGGACCCTTACAAGGTAGGAGGCAAGCTTAGATATACTCATGCTTTGCTTCGTACCTTTTGTTCTCTCACAATGCTAAGGAGGGCAGAGTTTCTTGGACTGCTGCATCAAAAAGTTGCTACCATAGTTGCTCGCAATCCATTTGTACTAAAACTCGACCCAACAATGGTAGTAGATTGTTGTCTCTACGAGTTATTCCTGCATTGTAGTTTCCACACCATCACCGAATATAAATGGGTTGGTCATGCTTCCAACTTTTGGATATGCGATGGAATCATACAAGGAAACATAGCAAGGGATATAAGTAATTCTTTAGATAGAGAGATACACTGGGAGTGTGATTCATCATCGGGTCGTTGTCTGCTTTATCACTTCATGCCATGCCGTTGGACATCAATACATCCAGATAATATACAAGAACATGAATACGAAGAACTACCCGTGGAAACATCATCTATCTTCTTGACATTTACAAGTTCTCGCAGACCAGTGTTTTCAAATGGTGCTTTTGATTATTACAAGAACCTTGGTGTGCTAATCATCAGTTGTTGTGCCTTCAGTTTTGCATCACCTCCTTTCCAGAAGTGTGATTCTCTAAGATTCCTCGGATTGGACCATTGTATAGATAGTGAAACAGGTAAAGGAGATGAGACTGCAGAGTGGGCATGTATACATAGCTTATTGGTGTTGGACCTACGTTACACAGAATGGAATGAAGTCTTATCTGAAGAAAAGCTGGATCTCATGACTAATATCAGAGAGCTAAACATAGAAGGGGTCAGGGGATGGCAGTACACAGCTAACCTACAATATCGGCTACCTAACCTCCAGAGGTTCCGAATAATCAAACCAACATATCAATGGAAGACATCAGGGGATTTTGATAACTCTTTTATAGATAAGACAAGTATGGAAATACTCGACTTGTCAGGCAACAGTGACATGCAATGTCTTCCAACAAGCCTATCGGAGGCAAGTAGCCTTCGGTTGCTTGTACTTGATGGTTGCAGTGGGCTGGAAAACGTTGAAAGACTTCCTTCCTCCCTGGAATCCTTTAGCTTCAACGGACATGGGCCAGCTTCTCGATGGACACAAACTGTTGAGCTACCTCCGACACAATTCCAGCCGTCCACCACAACAGATAATAAGGATGTTAGAGTGTCTAACATCTCCTTACAAGGTTGCAGTCAATTGAAGAACCTGTTTTTGTGTTGGTTACCCAACCTCGTGGAATTGGACCTCTCTGAAACTGCAATCAAGGTACTTGACTTCAATACTATGTTGGTGCAAGTCCCAGGGCTCAAGCGATTGTTTCTAATAGGATGCAAGGGACTTCGTGCAATAATTCCGTTGGCCGAGAGTGGTTCTGAGATAAAACACGACCTGGAGTTGATGTGCATAGACACGCGAGTTGGAATCGTGTGTTCTCGGCCATCTGTCAGCAGGACCAAGTCGTTCCGGTTCAAATTGCATGTCGTTGCTATGGATGCAAGGCTTACTCGCTCTTTGATGGATCTGTTGTTGCCTTATGTACAAAAAGGTTTAATGAAGGATGTTTCTTATAACATCCATGTCACCTCCTTACCTGTGAACAATGGAGTTGATCAATTTGAGGCAACCAGGAAGAATAAAGTTGACCCCGGTGATCAAGAGAGCTTGCAACAGCTTATTCCAGCAGACACGTATAGTGATGTCCTTACAATGGTTGGTAGTCCCCCGATGCAGGATTTCCCGCAGCCTCCAACGACTACGCAGCTGGAGCAACATATGGAGATTGCTACAGGAAGCTGCTATGTGCAAAGCGAACTGGACAGAGGACTAGCGAGCTACTATGCTAAATCCCTGCATGTGCATGACGTATGGATACGTGCCTTGAGTGGTGTTCCTGGTTGGTCTGACAAGTATATGATACGTTATGGGTTTAACTCCCTTAAGTGGTGCTGCGTGGAGAGGTGCCCAAAGTTGGATGTTTTCTTCCATTTACAGATGCATGGATTTAATGATCTGGAGATCTTCTGGGCGTCGGATCTCCCAATGGCCCACTGGATATGGAAGATTTGGAGTAAACCTCTACCTCTTAACTATATAAGCCCCAGTTCCTTTAGAGACCTACAGCACCTACACCTGAGGTCCTGCCCAAGCCTCCAGTTGGTGCTCCCGGTGTGGGTCTCCTCCTTCCCCAACTTGAAGACCCTCCACATCATCCATTGTGGCGACCTCATGCACGTCTTCGAGCTGAGCACAAAATACCCAGAGGAAATAGTCACCCTCGGTGTTCTATTCCCCAGACTGACCACCATCCACCTGCACGACCTCCCGAAGCTTCAGAAGATATGCGACTTCAAGATGGTAGCGCCCGCACTCGAGAGCATCAAGATTAGGGGATGTTGGAGTTTGCGTAGGTTGCCATCCGTGGGCGCCCGTGGCCAAGGCGAGAAGAAGCCGGCGGTCGAGGTCGAGAAGGACGTGTGGGGCGCTCTGGAGTGGGACGACGACCACAGCCCCGACCACTTCGAACCGCCGGTCCACTCCCGCTACTACAAGGAGAAGCTGCCCAAGATCTCCGTTCTGAG GTGA
- the LOC123068191 gene encoding uncharacterized protein yields MTLLAAITTPAAAAAANHPVVLTPGAPPPAATTALPTPIDPADWALAPADPALATAASFLAVSLSADTLTAPRFRALLGSFLTTLSRSLALPAPPAKLLPAVRAAAPYIPATLVPVVASSAARLAEYDVLLALAETRALPHPPQGLVAALDAAARPDILCAVIRQAADLRSAELLAALRCFLCPATDRAYDAMVAVKTRWKEAALAVANMAVDEPRTGAQVTRRAAILLMMGHDGFTSPEVCLHYLFASRNVEDSLVLAAAVSELDGEEVASLLRYLAKWVGKYSRFPEAQPCPEAVEIHKLEQCDSVPSLVAVARAMGLVLDQHFSHLVLNPELRQDLLAAGVMAKELAAEAEASGPILDLLRRMPRAV; encoded by the coding sequence ATGACGCTCCTCGCCGCCATCACCAcccccgccgcggccgccgccgccaaccacccCGTCGTCCTCACCCCGGGGGCGCCGCCACCCGCCGCGACCACCGCCCTCCCCACCCCAatcgaccccgccgactgggcccTCGCCCCGGCCGACCCGGccctcgccaccgccgcctccttcctcgCCGTCTCCCTCTCCGCCGACACTCTCACCGCCCCGCGCTTCCGCGCCCTGCTCGGCTCCTTCCTCACCACCCTCTCCCGCTCCCTCGCCCTCCCGGCCCCGCCCGCCAAGCTCCTCCCCGCCGTCCGCGCCGCGGCCCCCTACATCCCCGCCACGCTCGTCCCGGTCGTCGCCTCcagcgccgcccgcctcgccgagTACGACGTGCTGCTCGCCCTCGCGGAGACCCGCGCGCTCCCGCACCCGCCGCAGGGCCTCGTTGcggccctcgacgccgccgcccgcccggACATCCTCTGCGCCGTGATCCGCCAGGCCGCCGACCTCCGCTCCGCGGAGCTCCTCGCCGCGCTCCGCTGCTTCCTCTGCCCGGCCACCGACCGGGCCTACGACGCCATGGTCGCCGTCAAGACCCGCTGGAAGGAGGCCGCCTTGGCCGTCGCCAACATGGCCGTCGACGAGCCCCGCACGGGCGCCCAGGTCACGAGGCGTGCCGCGATCCTGCTCATGATGGGCCACGACGGGTTCACCTCCCCGGAGGTGTGCCTGCACTACCTCTTTGCGTCCAGGAACGTCGAGGACTCGCTGGTCCTCGCCGCGGCCGTGTCCGAGCTGGACGGGGAGGAGGTGGCCAGCCTGCTGAGGTACCTCGCCAAGTGGGTGGGGAAGTACTCCAGGTTCCCGGAGGCCCAGCCTTGCCCCGAGGCGGTGGAAATCCACAAGCTGGAACAGTGCGACAGCGTGCCGTCGCTTGTGGCGGTCGCCAGGGCAATGGGCCTGGTGCTGGACCAGCATTTCTCCCACCTCGTGCTGAACCCGGAGCTGCGGCAGGACCTGTTGGCCGCGGGGGTGATGGCGAAAGAGctggctgccgaggctgaagcttCCGGTCCAATCCTCGACTTGCTGCGCCGTATGCCACGGGCTGTGTGA
- the LOC123068192 gene encoding uncharacterized protein — MDEESSMGPPENELPIWSKDVDGAREEIFQFLRYESNMKVIYVDGWDGFGASAILRSIAEVLPSRRTTAELCFDRIIYVDCSEWKNRRAVQRTIAEELQLDHSVMAILDEQDEEDDFNRVDESSRNEIRNVGKVINQTLRGTKLMMIFLNGSDEEVDISTFGIPLAIFDNNIIIWTFSRRNHVHSKDALRYTHAFSHFYHSIKEFSWREFLRLLYQQAVAIVARNPFVPEIDPTMVADCCLYELFLHYNFHTVTEFNWVGHASNFWICDAIIQGDRAMDISNLLHREINWVCDSSLPDGVLEEFMGDFVTPFWLVTDDHAYEEGPYRWISLTSSKMDLRTILMRKEQSNMEIQGLRTIPVETSSFFLAFESSSQQRGLPDGLFECANKLGVLILSCCAFDFASPPFQKCQSLRFLGLDHCTNSKSGEGEDNAEWTYICNVLVLDLRYTEWNEILCEEKMDLMTNMIELNIEGVWCQQYIGNLQGRLPNLQRLRITKPRYKWKPSEDFDNSFVDKTSMKILDLSGNSEMEILPASISKASSLQLLVLDGCNGLESVGGLPSSLESFSFNGYGPASQWTQTVVLPPEQFRPSTIEDFNMDIRVSEISLAGCTQLKNLFLCWLPNLVELDLSGIAIKIFDLNTMVVQVPKLKRVFLIGCTRLRAIIPMHESGSEIKQELELLCIDTRVGTVSSRPSINMTKSFKFELHVVAADARLTRSVKGLLLPYVQKGIMKDVSYNIHVTSSPVHDGVVQFEATSKNKVDPSEGDQGSLQQLIPAGPYSDVLSMLGNPQMEDFPQPPTNTKRDHHIEIAKGSCYVESELLGDLGYLVGTSAESLHVHDVSMRAIALYEFYQFALKWCCVERCPELDVVFPSVSTGFNVLETFWASDLLTARWIWGKATYKGFFSHTANTFPNLQHLHLRSCPRLQFVVPLYGLSFPSLKTLHIIHCGDLVHVFELNMDYPEKITALSARLPKLTTIHLHDLPKLENICEVKMVAPMLESIKIRGCWSLRRLPSVGARGQGEKKPAVEVEKDVWNTMEWDDDHRPDHFEAPVHSRYYKEKLPRASVLR, encoded by the exons ATGGACGAGGAATCCAGCATGGGCCCTCCTGAAAATGAGCTG CCCATTTGGTCAAAGGATGTTGATGGTGCCAGAGAGGAAATATTTCAGTTTCTTCGATACGAGAGCAACATGAAGGTCATCTATGTTGATGGTTGGGATGGATTCGGGGCGTCCGCCATTCTTAGATCCATAGCAGAAGTGCTCCCATCTAGGAGAACCACTGCAGAACTATGCTTTGACAGAATAATTTATGTAGATTGCTCTGAGTGGAAAAATAGAAGAGCAGTGCAGAGGACAATTGCAGAGGAACTGCAACTTGACCACTCAGTTATGGCCATTCTAGATGAGCAGGATGAAGAGGATGATTTTAACAGAGTTGATGAAAGCTCAAGGAATGAGATACGCAATGTCGGGAAAGTGATTAATCAAACCCTGAGGGGCACCAAGTTGATGATGATTTTTCTTAATGGAAGTGATGAAGAGGTTGACATAAGCACCTTTGGCATTCCTCTTGCAATATTTGACAACAATATAATAATATGGACCTTTAGCAGAAGGAATCACGTCCATTCAAAGGATGCACTAAGATATACTCATGCTTTCTCTCATTTCTATCATTCTATCAAAGAATTTTCATGGCGGGAGTTTCTTCGACTATTGTATCAACAAGCTGTTGCCATAGTTGCTCGCAATCCATTTGTGCCAGAAATCGACCCAACAATGGTCGCAGATTGTTGTCTCTATGAGTTATTCCTGCATTATAATTTCCACACTGTCACTGAGTTTAATTGGGTTGGTCATGCTTCCAACTTCTGGATATGTGATGCGATCATACAAGGGGACAGGGCAATGGATATTAGTAATTTGTTGCATAGAGAGATAAATTGGGTGTGTGATTCCTCTTTGCCTGATGGTGTGCTTGAAGAGTTCATGGGAGATTTCGTGACTCCTTTTTGGCTAGTTACAGATGACCATGCCTATGAAGAAGGTCCGTACCGTTGGATATCACTCACATCAAGCAAAATGGATTTGCGAACTATATTGATGCGCAAAGAACAAAGCAATATGGAAATACAGGGCTTGCGAACTATACCTGTAGAGACATCATCTTTCTTCTTGGCATTTGAAAGTTCTAGTCAACAACGAGGTTTACCAGACGGCTTGTTTGAATGTGCCAACAAGCTTGGTGTGCTAATTCTCAGTTGCTGTGCCTTCGATTTTGCATCACCCCCTTTCCAGAAGTGTCAGAGCCTAAGATTCCTTGGATTGGACCATTGTACAAATAGTAAATCAGGTGAAGGAGAGGATAATGCAGAATGGACATATATATGTAATGTATTGGTGTTGGACCTACGTTACACAGAATGGAATGAAATCTTATGTGAAGAAAAGATGGATCTCATGACTAACATGATAGAGCTAAATATAGAGGGAGTCTGGTGTCAGCAGTACATAGGTAACCTACAAGGTCGACTACCTAACCTCCAGAGGCTACGGATAACCAAACCAAGATATAAGTGGAAGCCATCAGAGGATTTTGATAACTCTTTTGTAGATAAGACAAGTATGAAAATACTCGACTTATCAGGGAACAGTGAAATGGAAATTCTTCCAGCAAGCATATCGAAGGCAAGTAGCCTTCAGTTGCTTGTACTTGATGGTTGCAATGGACTGGAAAGCGTTGGCGGGCTTCCTTCCTCCCTTGAATCCTTTAGCTTTAATGGATATGGGCCAGCTTCTCAATGGACACAAACTGTTGTGCTACCTCCGGAACAATTCCGCCCGTCCACAATTGAAGACTTTAACATGGATATTAGAGTGTCTGAGATCTCCTTAGCAGGCTGCACACAATTGAAGAACCTGTTTTTGTGTTGGCTACCCAACCTTGTGGAATTGGACCTCTCTGGAATTGCAATCAAGATATTTGACTTGAATACTATGGTGGTGCAAGTCCCGAAGCTCAAGAGAGTATTTCTAATTGGATGCACGCGACTTCGTGCAATAATTCCGATGCACGAGAGTGGCTCTGAGATAAAACAAGAATTGGAGTTATTGTGCATAGACACCCGAGTTGGAACAGTGTCTTCTCGGCCATCCATCAACATGACCAAATCCTTCAAGTTCGAATTGCATGTTGTTGCCGCGGATGCGAGGCTTACTCGCTCTGTGAAGGGTCTCTTGTTGCCTTACGTACAAAAAGGCATAATGAAGGATGTTTCTTATAATATCCATGTCACCTCCTCACCTGTGCACGATGGAGTTGTTCAATTCGAAGCAACCAGCAAGAATAAAGTTGACCCCAGTGAAGGTGATCAAGGGAGCTTGCAACAGCTTATTCCAGCAGGCCCGTATAGTGATGTCCTTAGCATGCTTGGCAATCCCCAGATGGAGGATTTCCCGCAACCTCCGACGAATACAAAGCGGGACCATCATATAGAGATTGCTAAAGGGAGCTGCTATGTGGAGAGCGAACTGCTAGGAGATCTAGGTTATTTGGTGGGAACTAGTGCTGAATCACTGCATGTACACGACGTATCGATGCGTGCAATTGCTCTTTATGAGTTTTATCAGTTTGCTCTTAAGTGGTGCTGCGTCGAGAGGTGCCCAGAGTTGGATGTCGTCTTCCCTTCGGTATCGACTGGATTTAATGTACTGGAGACCTTCTGGGCGTCGGATCTCCTAACGGCCCGCTGGATTTGGGGTAAAGCTACATACAAGGGTTTCTTTTCCCACACCGCCAATACCTTTCCAAATTTACAGCACCTCCACCTGCGCTCCTGCCCTCGTCTCCAGTTTGTGGTCCCGCTGTATGGCTTGTCCTTCCCCAGCTTGAAGACCCTCCACATCATCCACTGTGGTGACCTAGTGCATGTCTTCGAGCTAAACATGGATTACCCAGAGAAAATAACCGCCCTCAGCGCAAGATTGCCGAAGCTGACCACCATACACCTGCATGACCTCCCGAAGCTTGAGAACATATGCGAGGTCAAGATGGTGGCGCCGATGCTCGAGAGCATCAAGATCAGAGGGTGCTGGAGCCTGCGCCGGCTTCCATCCGTGGGCGCCCGTGGCCAAGGCGAGAAGAAGCCGGCGGTCGAGGTCGAGAAGGACGTGTGGAACACTATGGAGTGGGACGACGACCACCGCCCCGACCACTTCGAGGCGCCAGTCCACTCCCGCTACTACAAGGAGAAGCTGCCCAGGGCCTCCGTTCTGAG GTGA